The following DNA comes from Lemur catta isolate mLemCat1 chromosome 8, mLemCat1.pri, whole genome shotgun sequence.
tAATCAAGTTTTGGCTGCAACTTCCAGTTTacaggaaataaagagaaacaattgAATAACACTATAAGAAAGCAAGCAGACAAATCTAGAATGTGAGCCAATGTACAGCATGAATGATCTCCTCCTTCAACAATTTCAGGGTataaaaatgggggaaaaggccaggtgaggtggctcacgcctgtaatcccagcactctgggaggctgaggcaggtggattgtttgagctcaggagttcgagaccagcctgagcaagagtgagaccccgtctctactaaaaagaaagaaagaaagaaagaaattaggtgaacaattaaaaatatatagaaaaaattaagacgggcatggtggcgcatgcttgtagtcccagctactcgggaggttgaggcagtaggattgcctgagcccaggagtttgaggttgctgtgagctaggctgatgccacggcactctagcccgggcaacagagtgagactctgtctcaaaaaaaaataataataataaaaaaaatggggGAAGATGTTGTAGATTATAAGAGAGTCAAGAGATAATCAAATGTAATGAGCACAtcttgtttggatcctgattcaaactgtaaaaagacatttttgagacCATGAAGAAATATGGACTGGGGACATTAAGAACATAAACAATGTTAAGAaatcattattaattttgttagttATTGTAGGGAGCTGAATggtgccccccccccaaaaaagatttATCCACGTCCTAATTCCAGGAACCTGTAAATATTACCTCATATGATTGAAGAAATTCAGGAAATGCCATTTCAAAATATGACACTTTAGTATGGTGATTATTTGGACTGAGGACACCTGAGAAACAGTAGATCCAGGCCAGGATTTTCTCTGAGTTCTTCTTATCTGCCTAAAAATGGATCCTCCAAACTCAATTGTCATGAATCCCCTCCCAGAGAATCTTATCAACCAGGGAAAATTAACTCAGGCCACAGGAGAGGAAACTGGAGGTTGATACCATGCCCAATCACCTATTCTCCTAAGGGCTGCTCtaacttttatttccctttttttttttttgtttttttttttttgagacagggccttggtctgtcacccaggctggagtacaggagcccaatcatagctcactgcaacctcaaactcctgggctcaagctatcctcccacctcagcttcctagagtgctgggattacaggtataagccactgtgcccctGAGAGGGGGCAGTGGCTTAcatgttcaaaatatattcaaaatctgACTACTTTTTACCACTCCATTGATGCCACTGCAGTCCTCATCCAGCATACCATCATCTCCTGGACGGATTAATTGTAACAGCCTCCTAACTGCTTGCCCTACTTCCCACTCCCCACAGTCCATTTGCAAGAGCAGAATGAAGAGTGATCCTTTTAGAATGTAAGGTAGATCACATCATTCCTCTGTTCAAAACCCTTCAATAGGTGCCTACTCCATTCAAAGTAAAACCCCAAGTCTTTACCAATGTCAACAAAGCCAAcaacatcccccaccccccattacCTTTCTTTCCTCGCTCAGTCCAAACAGGCTCCCATAGCTGCTCAGGCACATTGGGCATGcttccacctcagggcctttgaagTGATCAATCTCTCTGCCTAGGCTTTTCCCTCAGTTGGGTGCACTGCTCACTCCCTCACccccttcaagtctttgctcaaatgtcaccttctagTGAGGCCTACCCTCACCATACAACTCAGCACTCCTCATCCCcctttccctgttttatttttctccagagcTTTTATCACTGTCCtacatattacatataattcACTTTTTAAGTTTACTATCTCCCCTACTAGAATGAAAACTCTATGACAGATAAGCACTGTTTTAACTTCAGTGCCTagaatagtatctggcacatacaAAGGACTCAATAAATCtatattgaattgaattgaaataaTCTGGATAGGAGTAAATTATGGTAGTCTCCACAAAAGCATTTTTGCTAAAGTGTAAACAGAGTGGGCAATGAAGATGATGACTAAGCAaaattccttataaaaataagggcatcttgtctttcatttctaaaacaattGGAATTTAAAGAAAGGTAGAAAGGAATCTCTTCCTTTTATGCATGGAGAAATCAGGGCCCTGGAAGCTTGTCATAAGCCATCCATGAGTCAAGTGTAAGCTTTCCAGTGTTTCCAGTTAGATTACAATCCTAATGGGTCTGCCTAACACCCCTTTCTGGTAAATTGTAAAATCTCCATAAATAACTGCCCTTCTAAACCAGCTGGGATTCCCTATACATTAAAACTCCACTATATATTAAAACTAGTCACTAGGCCTGAGGTGTCAAAGCAACCACATTTATCTGTTTAATCCTATCCTTTCCTATTTCAGCTCCACTGGCCTTGGCTTGAAAGCAGGTGACCACATGTAGCTCATTTAAGATGGATGAAGCTGGAAGGCaggaaaagatataaataaggCCCTAAACCAGGATCTTGTACAAACAGGACACCAGTACTTCTTCCAGCACTACACAGAAGCTAAAAGAGGGGCTGAGCCTCCCAACCCCTTGCCCTGGAAGCTTCAAGTATGGTGAggcataatttttattaaaagagttTACAAGCAGAactacaagaaagaaagaaagaaagaaagaaagaaagaaagaaagaaagaaagaaagaaagaaagaaagaaagaaagaaagaaagaaagaaaggaaggaaggaaggaaggaaggaaggaaggaaggaaggaaggaaggaaggaaggaaggaaggaaggaaggagagagagagagagagagaaagaaagaaagaaagaaagaaagaaagaaagaaagaaagaaagaaagaaagaaagaaagaaagaaagaaagaaagaaagaagatatactccccacccccactcatgGATAGGAATGTTGGCTAAGGCTGGAGAACCCCTCAATAACAGGGACTGATGGCATTTATCCCCATATCCTAGATCTGAGAAAGGCTCTGTCTTCATCACCCACCTGGGGCCAGCGCTCCTAAAGCAAAAACCTGCTGGGAGGATTAAAGGAGCTCCAGAAATGAAGAGATCTCTCAGTCAGAGGTTTTTCCCTAAGGTTGGGAGGTAGGTTCGTGGGGTCAAAGGCACATTACTGGAGAAAAGACCCCTGGAcgtagagaaggaaggaatcttctCTGGCACCAATAGTAATGAAGTTTACTGGTCGAAATCATCCTGAATCTGGGAGAAGGAGGAGCTTTATACATAAATCTCTTCTAGTTTCTCATTCTTAGTTGAGTTagcagtttctctctcttttttagtcTCTTTAGCTCTCAGTCGAGTTGGTAGCTTCTGTGGTAGAGTAAGGAAGTGTTGGCAATAGTAGGGCAATGAAGGTTGAAGGCTGGACCCCAGGAATCTGGGATCATGTGCTATGGGTTGGCCTCAGGAGGTGAATGAGTTTCCTGCAGTGTTTGGCAgaggcaggcctggggctgccgtGGGGCAGTAACTGATTCCCCACAGACAGCAAGGCTAATTTCTCACTGGCACCCAGGGACACCAGCACCTGTAGGATAGGGAGCAGATGATAGAACAaacatgaggctcagagaaatggtGATATCTGGGGCAGGTGCAGAGGACTCTCATTGAAGCCTAGCAATTCCCACTCtagaaaaaggggggaaaaggaTATGCTCTCTTGGGGGCACAGAATAGACTAAATGGGAGAAGAGAAACCTTGGAGATACGAATCATCAGGGCCAGAGGTTTACTGCCATTCTCTTTGGTTAGAGACCATAAAACCAAGCCACCAAAAGACTCATATACTTGTCCCCAGAAAAAGGTGATTAATGCCCCAGTGACTGACAATGAGGGGCACGAGGGAGGAtggtaaatgaaaaattcatttgcaAGACACTGTCCCTGAGTTTCTTGCACCCAGGGAGGAACACAGCCTGGGTTTCTGGATGTCCCAATTCCTTACAGCCTACCTCAGAGAAATGCTGTGAACTATAAGAGCCCTTATCATCATGGTTCATAAGCCCCCTGGAGTATACCTGATGGATGCAGGGCTCCTGTTGGAGGCTCCGGAGGGCAATGAGGGCAGCCTCCTTCACGTTTGGCTGGGGGTCTCCACACGCCATCTCTAGGAGCCGCTGGGGTACTTGGCACTGTAACAGTTCCTCCCCTAACCCTTCAGGTCCCAAGTTGCCCAGAGCTGATGCAGCATTGCGCCGGATACCAGCCTGAGGATCTCCAAGTAGCTGGGTCATACTGGGCACTGCAGCTGTCAGGGCAGGTCCCAGAGGACCAGCCTGGTAGGCTGCGTTGCCCACAGCAAAGCTGGCACTGCGCCGCACAACAGGATCCTTGTCTCCAAGCCCCAGCAGCAGAAGGTTGAGCAATCCAGACTGGCTCTGCAGTGCCCCACGCAGGGCCACGCTGTGTTGGAGCAAGTGTCCCAGGAGCCCATAAATGCGGGCCCGCACAGAATTTTCTGGGTGGCCCAGGAGGCTGCGCAGGGGCCGATAGGATTCATCAGAGCCAGCCAAAAGCTCCTGGATAAAGGACAAGTGGCTGGGTGACAGTACCCGGGCTGTGTGGGCCAGTAGGGAGAGAAGGTCAGAGGTCAGCAGCGGCTGGTCACTCAGGAGGGCAACTGAGAGAAATGAGATGATAGTTCTAGGGGAGGCAACCACCGTGTTCACAAACTGCTTGAGAGAGGTGGGATCCATGAGGGCCAGGCGTGCAAGGAGGCTGATGGGCAGTTCGACTTGTGGCAATGGAAGATGGTAGCAGCAGACCTGGGAGAACGGGAGTGCAGGTAAAATGGGTCAGGGCGAGGGAGAGTACACTGCAGCTAGGTAGACACAGCCCAAAAGCTGGGAGACAGAAAAGCCAAGCTGTGGTGAGAAATACCACAGACAGCTGGAAGTTCTGCCCCATAGCACTCCACATGAGACACAATGTGGAGCCTCAGACAGCAGGTTCTTTCCAAGTTCATTCCTTGCTCTGCAAGGGATCAGTCTCTCTGCCTTCAAAGACCCACTACATAATGCTAAAATTTGCCAGAGATGTGATTCCTAGCCAAGGAACTCAGTCTCTAGTGTCTATACTAGGATGTTCTCCCCACTGAGCTCCAGTAGAACAAGGTGAGGAACCgacagagagaaggaggaacCAACTCAGCTCTATAAACATGCCTCTGTTCAGGCCTGAGTACTGTTTCCACTCCAATTCTTAGGTCAAGCCAGATGCTCCACTCTTACAGGGGCCTGGAGCTATGGGGAAGTGAATTAGAGGGCACAACGTTGGCTatcttcctctcccacctcccaacTTCGTGCCTGGGTAGCTTCCAAGTACCTGCAGCAAGTGAGCTGTGACTTCTGAGTCCCTGAGGTCAGCCAAGATACCCACAAGGAGGTCAGCATCCACATCCAGGGCAAAGGGGAAACAGAGGAGCTGGCAGACAGATAGCACCACAACAGGGAGAAACTCAGACCCATGAGGCCTAAGAAGGGGAGTGTAGAAGAAGAGACTTGGTTTTGCTCACTTACCCTTTATAATTCTTCCCTCCCTTTTATCAGGTTCCTTTCCCTAGCTCCCTTCTCCAATTTCAGTGACTCCTTAAGTTTCCAGCTTAGTCCTTATCCTATTTCTTGCCTTATAGCTCAATCTACCAGTgacttctctcctcccttctcctcctgccctccctcctcatTGCCAACTCTCTGGATCTTCCATTCTCCTTCCTCTAACTCAAACTCACGCCCGGTCAAGTTGACGCAAGAAGCTAGGGCAAAGCAGATGCTTCAGGATGGACATGAGGATACTTCCATGCTGGGACAGGTAGCTCAGGCATAACTGGGGCTCCTGGGTGAAGGTGGCCATGGCCAGGCTCAGCAGGGCTGCCATTCCTGGAAACACGGAGAATGGAGACCCAGTGGGGCAGGCAAGAGGCCCAGATGCCTTTGCTTCCTCATAGCTCCCAGGGTTGCCATCTATTCAGCCCCTTCCCCATCCTTAAGCAGCTCCATTGCAGACTTTGCCATCCTCTCCCCAGACAGCAGTAGAAGAAATCTCTGTGGGTTAGCCCAGTTCTAGGCTGCCTCTTCTTGAAGAGGGATCAATACACTTTCACAAAGGAGGCCATGCTGATCTGACAGAAAGATACCTTGGGGTGAGATCAGAGTCCAATCTGGCTCTGGGCTCCGTGGACTGGAAAGCAATAGCTCCTCTTCCTGTGCAGATACCTCCTTGGGTAGCCTCAGGGCCATGGAGAAGCGGTGCCACAAAATGGTCCACATTTCTGAGTTAGCCACATCCCTGATCAGGTTAGCTTTCCCCTGCTGGAGACAAAAGTGAAAGAGAGTGGATGGGGAGGCAGAAATCAGGAGTCCAAATGCCTTTTTTCATTCCTGTCCCTGACCTACATGGAAGACAGTCCCAGAAGTAATTCCTTCTGTTTCCCCACCTTGTATTTACCTGTTGTCTTATTCCTCTTTCTTGTCACACCTTAACTCCCTGACTTCTCAACACAAGTGTATATCTGCTGAAAACTAGAGATTTCTCCCCACTGAATCCCAAGGGATGTAGCTGAACAGTTTCCTTCAAAGGGCCCATACTGAGGGCAGGTGGGGCAATTCTAAGGCTAGTTTGATTAGTTTGAGAAGAGAGGCAAGTGTGGGTTGCGTCTTCATTCCTATTGTCCAGTGCCTCTCTCAAAATGCCCAGTTGCTCTCTCCATACATCTCATCCATCCCATGATGCACCTATACCTGGGTGAGGAGCTGCAGCAGAAGGATGAGGAGGCCATCATAGAATCCACAACTACCAGGTGGAGTCAGCCGGACCTGTCCAAGAGAGGCAAGAAGAATGCAGATCCCTGAGAGGGATGGGGTGGCCTCTAAACTAAGGCAGGTCAGTGATGGTGCCATGGAGGGAACAGAATTGACAGTCAACTGGAAGGTAGAATATATGGGACCTGCAGGAAGCAGCTGGATGGAGGAATAATGGGGAAGAGTCTCTGAGGGCTCCCAGAGTTCTGACTTAGCACTGACATTCATTCATCCAGGAGCCTATCACTAACAATACAGCCTCTCTGAAGCTTAACTTCGCCTGGAAAAAGCAGATAAGAATATTACATTCGATGTGTCTATCTTTAAAATGCATTATGGGATGACTTGTGtgaaaagtgctttataaactaCAACGAATTCTTTGTATATAAGGGATGACAATAATTTAATTATGAATTCTATCCTTCTTTTTACAAAATGAGGGAAATATGAGTTCCAAAAGATCTAAAAAGGAAAGGTGGCAAAGGTCTGgaaacagagaaagcagaaaggagGCTACATAATGGACTGAGTTCCTGAGGAATTCACAGGATGTCAGCCACCTTTTCTATCTCAGTTAAGGAGAACAAGCAGAGTGGAAACTGCACTTGAGGGGAAGAAACCGCACATTAGGAAGGACTTTGACAACAAGAGCATGAGCTTCTGGAAGAGGGGACTGAAGTAGGCAGGGACATCTTACTCCCCAGAAAACTTAGTTgggctcccttcctccttccttcccttcctccctctccagaaATCTGAAGCCCTGACCAGTCTGGGCTCAAGGGACCAATTATCTGGGATGGAAGCCTAGGAAAGGAAGGACTTCCTTTTCCATTCCTCAGTTTACTCTGGGCTTGCTCAGCGCTTTCCCTCTGAATGCAGTCTGTGCCTTCCCTGGGAGGCCTCACCTCTGCAGGGGCAGATAAGGCATGTGTGGCCGCAGCAATCCATTCCATGGGCTGGAGCTCAAAGGTCACCCCTTGCTGACCAAGCTGTCCCAATAGACAGGCGGCTGCATTCTGTGGGAGAGGTAGAGGAGAGAAATGTCCAAATCTGAATGGTGTTCaggacaggcagagagaggattTTTGTCTCTGTTCTGGTCAAAAGAATGCCTCCAGCAACGGCTGCAAATAGGGCAGTGAATCCTCCGCTCCCAGAAGGGTTGAATGAGAGGGTGAAAAGGGGAGGAAGATGAAGGGTGACAACTTACCACAAGAGAGACGACGTGTGAATGGGTAAAGAGAGCAGCAACTTCACTGCCTAGCTTCTCCATTCTGGAATAAGGAGACACATCAAGGGATGCAGCAGTGACAAAGGAGGTAGGTAAGTGGCCTTCCCTTTCCCTTAGATGGTGCCCTTCACCTAGGCTGTATGTCCACAAACAAGGCACAAAGTTGATGGGAATCTAGGtctattctttgtagagaaaGCTTCACTCTCTCTGTCCCAATCACTCCTAAGGATGGGTTTTGGGTGCTATTCCCCATATTCTGTGTCAGGATTAGCTATGTGGGTAGATTTCAGTGGAGAGACTCTACTTTATGACTCACCCAGAAGGTAGATCTTGGAGCCGAAAGATAAGAAGGGAGAGGAGGTAGAGTGTCACTTCAGCAGACTCTTCCCAATCCACTACTTTTACCTATAAAGAAAACCTAAGATATCAGAACCACCTCTGACTGAGATGGTGGGGCCACTATGAGACACCTACCTGTGTTGCTGGCCTACCTTGCCCTGGACCAACATCAACAGTGACTCCAAGGCCAGGGACTCTTGCCCTAGAAGATAGCACAGGCGCTCACTGACATGGCAGCAGGAGTAAAGAACCTAAGGGGGTGGGAAAGAGTCTTTCAGTGAGGCGGAGCAGCTCTGGGCTCTGAGATTGGAAGGCTCAGCTGAAAAGCAGGCCACCCTCTCAACAGATTGGGTATCCACACTTGGGAGTGTGAAAGAACTTCTGCCTCTTGCTGTGAGACAGGGAGACAGGAACACTTCTCAGTTCTGGTGAAGACTGGCTAAAAGTGGGGTCATCTCAATTTAACAGATTTAAAAGCAGAAAGGAGTCCTACAAGGGGGTCTCTTGATCagtctctttccatctctctccatctctttctctcagtCCCCCTCTCTTGGTCTCTTCTCTCTCAGtccctgtgtctgtctgtgtctctctctctgacctaGGAGTTAAAAAGTAATCTGAGGTGCCAGGAGTTAGAAGCAAGTACCTTGAGAAGGTGTAGGCACAGGATGGGATGCTGCAGGCCAGAGATAAGGGATGGCCTCAGCTGGCTGCTGTCTTCAGTCAGCTGATTTGCCAAGTGCCGACAGACCTGTGGAGACATACCTGAAACTCAATCCTATCCCATTACAATCTATTCCTCACATATCTCCAACTGATCAGGATTCTCAATCCCTTGTTAGTCGTTCTTCCCAGGTTCACCAGAAGCCTCAGACCCCATTCCAATCCCAACTTCATGCCCAATGGAGAACCAAAGTCATGGCCTCGTTTGACCCCAGTATAGGCAGGTACAGAGGAAAGTGTTACTGGCCAACAGGGAGCAAGAAAGCTGAGTCCTGAGGCCTTGAGAAAGCATCACCGGTGGCTTCTGATCAGCTGCCCTCCCACCTGGGCCGTTTGTCACTGAGctttctccctccccagctgGCCACAGGCTCTGGGATTCTGGCTATATCATGTTCTACAAGTGGCCCAGACCCATAGTGGGAGCATCTGTTTCTGGAACTGGTGAATAAGGAGAGGCATAAAAGCTTGTTTTTCTGCCTTTCTAAGAAACTGGGACCAGCCTCCCCAACTCCTCTGGCAGTAGGGATGAGAGGAACAAGCAAGTGAAGGTCAGACCtgctccttggcctcccagcagcCAGGCAGTCCCACAGGAGCAGTGCATATAGCTGCCAGGGCAGAGGAAATGGCTCCAGGTAGATCCTCACTCTGCTCCTGCAGTGGCTGGCTCACTTGTGGGGCTCCTttggagaaaagcaaagaatGGTGGGTGAGGTCTGATTGTTTCTCTCAGATCCCCATTCATTATTTCAGGTCATagttatttactgagcacccactaaatgccaggcactattctaggtgaTGGCAGTAGACAGAGAAGAGCCTGACCTACACAACAATTAAGTCAAGAGAACCTCCCCTCCCCATGCTGGCTACCTGGAGGGGTGTGGAAAGGGAGTTGTGGAACTGTCAAGCCATGAAGGAGCTCGTCCAACACAACCCGCTGTGTAGTCAGCAGGCTGGAGTAAAAGGCTTTGGAGATGGCCCGGCTGTTCCCATCCATGGCTTCACACAGGACAGTGAAGCACTAAAGGAAACAAGTACAGAGGTAGCATCAGGGCATCAGAAAACTGACTGGCCTTAGTGTAAAAACCAAGAATATCCTGAGAACCTGAGTAAAGAGGATAAAAACCCAGGGCAAGAGCTGTCTAATTCTAAGCATTCCTCACACAGATAGTACATGATAATTGCCTTCATTCATGCTTCAAGGATAAGAATTATAGGTGTCAATCCTATTCTCTGATCAGCTGCTCCCTAGATGATGTTTCTCAAAGTGTTATCTGTGGATCATGAGTGTAAGAATTCCTAGAGATTCCTGGGTCCCTCCCAACTCAGTCCTGCTGATTCAGAATTTCAGGAGGTGGGATAATGATTCCAAACTCCCTATGCTACTCATTACAAAATGACATAAGAAGGGCCGGTCAATAACATGAGTCACTGCTGGCTGAAATTTAGGTGAATCATTAAAAGCTGCCTGACTTGAAAGGATGAGGGATATTAAAATAGGATCTCAGACTAGGAAATTTTGAATGGACTGCTAGCTGGAGACAGGAATGTAGCCCAGACCTGTGTTCCCAATTACCCATTTCATCAATGACCAGGCAATTGTTTACTTCCTTGCATGTAGGtctttttctctaattattttctcTGAGATCAGTCAAAACTCAGCTATTGTCTCATTCAATCCTCCATTCTCCTGCCCTTCATCTCCAAGGAATAAGGACAAGAATTGCATAGTTTACTAGTCCTTAGGACAAACAAGTTTGGGAAATACTAGAGGATCTGCAAGTCTCTTCAAGAAGAAATATTAGTACTTCTATCTGTGATACCCTGAAACATGCCAAACTGCTTAATGCCTCTGGGCCTTTATATATGTTGCTCTTTCTGTCTGGAATGTCCTCCCTACTTTCCTGCCTCATCCACCTGCAAACTGCTATGCTTTCTTCAAATCCTAGCATAGGTGACTGCATTTGTTCAAGATTTCTTCTATGACCCCCCAAATAGTGACAACTGCATCTTCTTCAGTGGTGTTCCTGCATTTTATGCAAAGTTCTAATGTAATTTTCACTGTTGTCCTTAATCACTTTTCCTGTCCCCTACTGGACCATCCCTAGTCCCTTGAAGACAAGGACTTTCTGTTACTCACACAGCATATGGCACATAGTGGGAagttaacaaatgtttgttgttattAACTTAATCTGACCCTATATAGTCATAAGAAAGAGGATGGGAGAAACATGGAGAATGACAGAAAAGATAGAAATCTGGAAGTGGAAGCAGATTACCATAAGGCTGTCCCTCCGCAGAGTCTGTTCATAGTCATCTGGTTGGGCCAGTAATTTCCCC
Coding sequences within:
- the STK36 gene encoding serine/threonine-protein kinase 36 isoform X2 codes for the protein MEKYHVLEMIGEGSFGRVYKGRRKYTAQVVALKFIPKLGRSEKELKNLQREIEIMRGLRHPNIVHMLDSFETDKEVVVVTDYAEGELFQILEDDGKLPEDQVQAIAAQLVSALYYLHSHRILHRDMKPQNILLAKGGGIKLCDFGFARAMSTNTMVLTSIKGTPLYMSPELVEERPYDHTADLWSVGCILYELAVGTPPFYTTSIFQLVSLILKDPVRWPSTISPCFKNFLQGLLTKDPRQRLSWPDLLHHPFIAGRVTIITEPAGPDLGTPFTSRLPPELQVLKEEQAHRLAPKGSQSCILRRACKRMAEEAKQKKHQNTGPALEQEDGTSKVAPGTGPLPRLRATPQESSLLAGILASEMKSSWAEWGTGEAPPAPWENRITSDCEQAFPEPRPEVVSQQSIDAVDVEHEEPDSDDEWQHLLETTEPISIQLKAPLTLLCNPDFCQRIQSQLHESGGQILKGILEGASHILPALRVLSSLLCSCSDSVPLYSFCREAGLPGLLLSLLRHSQESNNIQQLQPTVAMWKYGPSIARSSSFLREGAPQVSQPLQEQSEDLPGAISSALAAICTAPVGLPGCWEAKEQVCRHLANQLTEDSSQLRPSLISGLQHPILCLHLLKVLYSCCHVSERLCYLLGQESLALESLLMLVQGKVKVVDWEESAEVTLYLLSLLIFRLQDLPSGMEKLGSEVAALFTHSHVVSLVNAAACLLGQLGQQGVTFELQPMEWIAAATHALSAPAEVRLTPPGSCGFYDGLLILLLQLLTQQGKANLIRDVANSEMWTILWHRFSMALRLPKEVSAQEEELLLSSPRSPEPDWTLISPQGMAALLSLAMATFTQEPQLCLSYLSQHGSILMSILKHLLCPSFLRQLDRAPHGSEFLPVVVLSVCQLLCFPFALDVDADLLVGILADLRDSEVTAHLLQVCCYHLPLPQVELPISLLARLALMDPTSLKQFVNTVVASPRTIISFLSVALLSDQPLLTSDLLSLLAHTARVLSPSHLSFIQELLAGSDESYRPLRSLLGHPENSVRARIYGLLGHLLQHSVALRGALQSQSGLLNLLLLGLGDKDPVVRRSASFAVGNAAYQAGPLGPALTAAVPSMTQLLGDPQAGIRRNAASALGNLGPEGLGEELLQCQVPQRLLEMACGDPQPNVKEAALIALRSLQQEPCIHQVLVSLGASEKLALLSVGNQLLPHGSPRPASAKHCRKLIHLLRPTHST
- the STK36 gene encoding serine/threonine-protein kinase 36 isoform X1, which codes for MEKYHVLEMIGEGSFGRVYKGRRKYTAQVVALKFIPKLGRSEKELKNLQREIEIMRGLRHPNIVHMLDSFETDKEVVVVTDYAEGELFQILEDDGKLPEDQVQAIAAQLVSALYYLHSHRILHRDMKPQNILLAKGGGIKLCDFGFARAMSTNTMVLTSIKGTPLYMSPELVEERPYDHTADLWSVGCILYELAVGTPPFYTTSIFQLVSLILKDPVRWPSTISPCFKNFLQGLLTKDPRQRLSWPDLLHHPFIAGRVTIITEPAGPDLGTPFTSRLPPELQVLKEEQAHRLAPKGSQSCILRRACKRMAEEAKQKKHQNTGPALEQEDGTSKVAPGTGPLPRLRATPQESSLLAGILASEMKSSWAEWGTGEAPPAPWENRITSDCEQAFPEPRPEVVSQQSIDAVDVEHEEPDSDDEWQHLLETTEPISIQLKAPLTLLCNPDFCQRIQSQLHESGGQILKGILEGASHILPALRVLSSLLCSCSDSVPLYSFCREAGLPGLLLSLLRHSQESNNIQQQSWYGTFLRDLMAVIQAYFACTFNLERSQTGDSLQVFQEAASLFLDLLGKLLAQPDDYEQTLRRDSLMCFTVLCEAMDGNSRAISKAFYSSLLTTQRVVLDELLHGLTVPQLPFHTPPGAPQVSQPLQEQSEDLPGAISSALAAICTAPVGLPGCWEAKEQVCRHLANQLTEDSSQLRPSLISGLQHPILCLHLLKVLYSCCHVSERLCYLLGQESLALESLLMLVQGKVKVVDWEESAEVTLYLLSLLIFRLQDLPSGMEKLGSEVAALFTHSHVVSLVNAAACLLGQLGQQGVTFELQPMEWIAAATHALSAPAEVRLTPPGSCGFYDGLLILLLQLLTQQGKANLIRDVANSEMWTILWHRFSMALRLPKEVSAQEEELLLSSPRSPEPDWTLISPQGMAALLSLAMATFTQEPQLCLSYLSQHGSILMSILKHLLCPSFLRQLDRAPHGSEFLPVVVLSVCQLLCFPFALDVDADLLVGILADLRDSEVTAHLLQVCCYHLPLPQVELPISLLARLALMDPTSLKQFVNTVVASPRTIISFLSVALLSDQPLLTSDLLSLLAHTARVLSPSHLSFIQELLAGSDESYRPLRSLLGHPENSVRARIYGLLGHLLQHSVALRGALQSQSGLLNLLLLGLGDKDPVVRRSASFAVGNAAYQAGPLGPALTAAVPSMTQLLGDPQAGIRRNAASALGNLGPEGLGEELLQCQVPQRLLEMACGDPQPNVKEAALIALRSLQQEPCIHQVLVSLGASEKLALLSVGNQLLPHGSPRPASAKHCRKLIHLLRPTHST